CCAGCAATTTCTGCTGCTTTAGCTTGTGATATTTCACCTAATTCATACCATTTAGCTGCTGCTGCAATTCGCATTTCTTGGATGAATTCTTCAGGATTTTTGCGGAGTGCTGAAAATACTGTTTCTGGTAATTGGATTGGTATTGTTCGCATAATTTTTTTCGGTTTATCAGGTTGAATGAATCATAACAAAAGTAAAATTATGTGCTTAATATATCAAATATAATTTTATAATTACTAAATCTCATCTAAGTTGAGAACCGTAGTTTTCGCCCTCACCCTAAATCCCTCTCCCCAAGGGAGAGGGACTTTGAAATTCTAGCTCCCCTTCTCCCTTGGGGAGAAGGGGTTGGGGGATGAGGGC
This Nostoc sp. KVJ3 DNA region includes the following protein-coding sequences:
- a CDS encoding UPF0175 family protein produces the protein MRTIPIQLPETVFSALRKNPEEFIQEMRIAAAAKWYELGEISQAKAAEIAGLSRAEFINALSRYQVDFMQYTAQELAEELTNVD